CGTTGTCCAGCATTACCTCGAACTCCAGGATATAATCCCCATATTCCTTGTCGGCGGCCAGGAAGCTGTTGGGCGAGTCCATCACGGTGGTGCCCACGATGGTGCCGTCCTCCACCCTGTAGTCGGCCTTGCCGTTCACCTGCTCCCAGCCCGTCAGATCCTTCCCGTTGAACAGATCCGTCCAGCCGCTCTCGGCCGCAGCGTCGGCACTTTCAACCGTCTCGGTGCTCTGCACCGTGTCGGAGCTGTTCGGGGTGCATCCGTACTGGACGCCGGAGATAAGAAACGGCATAAGCAAGAGAGAGAGGCGACTTCTTTTCATTTTACGGTGGGTTAGTTTATGGTGAATTATGTGCTGTGTGCCGTGCATCACGATTACAGGAACTACTCCAGACAAGAGCAGAACAGCCTGTGCCAAGGCAAGCTATATCCTCCTATCATTGCAACAGGAGCCGTCGTCCGCTGGGTATTTTCAGCAGGAGTCACGCCCACCCTGTGCTGGAATCGATTGCATATATAATTAAAAAATATTTAATATCATACAAGGCCCGCAGTTATTATTGCAGAAAAACAGTGATTGGTCAATTACACGAACGGATATAGGACTGCCCCATCCTCCCGCCTCGCCCCCGGATGGAATGATGCGCCGGCTTTCGGTGTTCTCAGACAGAGATGGGCATCGGGCACAAATTTGCGGCGAAACAATTGAGTGACGGGACACAGTTTATATATAGCTGCGCTGTCTGCAGCAGCCCCCTTTTCCCGGCAGCGGAGGAGTTTGACGCGGGCTGCGGCTTTCCGAGTTTCTGGAACCATGTAGCGGACCACGTGCGGCAGCAAACCCTGCGCACCTACGGCCGGACGCGCGAACAACTGGTCTGCAGCCGCTGCGGCGCACACCTGGGCCACCTCTTTGCCCACCCCAACACCCCAACCAAGGTCAGGTACTGCATCAGCAAGAAAGCCATCGTAAAAGCAGGAGGCGCATAGGCCGCCTATGTAGCCGGAAATGGAATGGCGCTTGTATATAGCTTACCACAGGCTGTCGAAGCTGTACCTGGCGTTGCTCCAGAACTCGTCTAACGCGATGATGCGTGGCTTGAAAAAGGATATAAGCCGGGGCCATTCGTCCTGGTTGAATACGTTGGCCGGTGCGATCTCCTTGTATATCCTGCTGATGGTTTTCCCGTTCTCGTCGGCGGTGTGCAGTTGCCACTCCCACTCCTCTCCCAGGTAATCGTGCAGCACGCCCTTTAATTCCCGGAACTGGTCGTAATAAAGCTCCTGCAACTCCGGGTCCGGATGCGCCAGTTCGATGCCGACGCAAGCTTTCCGGTTGTCCGCCTGCATCCTGAAATAGACGTGCTTCTGGCCTGTCCTGTAATTCAGCCAGTTCACTTTTACGCCGTCGGCGCCGGGGTGTGGGGCGATATACTGCCCCAATGTCGTCCAGAAAGCCTGCCGCAGCTGCGACGCTTGCTCTTTCTTGTACATCAAGCCACAATTAATTATATACCCCTTTCAGCATGGCGTTGCACATCGGGGCGGTTCTACATAAACTGCTCCATCGGAGGCATACTCTGCCGGAGGCGCTACTTTAAAAAGGAGATGTCGCCGCCATGCCGTCCCATCACCCATATAAGCCCTTTTTCCTTTCAGCAGGCAGCGTTCGGGTTTGGGTAGGTTCCAACGTTGTCCTCTTCCGGCGCATCGAGGCAGGCAAAGTCTTTCTCCACCAGCACCTCGACCTGGCTGCCCTTCCCGGTGTCCGCCTTCCCAGTCAAGCCCACCAGTTCCGTTTCCGTCCACTGCAGCGCCAGCTCCCGCGGCACCCGGACGGTGGTGGTACACGCTTCGAAGTGAACGGTTAGCTCCGGGACAGATGACGCTTCCAGTACAAAGCGGAGCTGGTCGGCGGGCTCCGGGCCGAAGGCCGTCACTTCTGTCAGCTTGCCCTGCTGTCGGAAAGCGGCTACTTCCGGCTGCTTCAGCCTGAAGCGGATGCTGTTCCCTGCGATTCTGACTTTCATAGCTTTTTATATGTTTTTAACCTGTACGTGAAAGGCCCCTGCGGTGTCATTATTCACTCCTCCAAAGAAAACCACTTCTTCAGGAGGAAGCAAATGAAAGTGCTGTGCGGCAGGTATTGGCACAACCACCTGAGGCCGCCCATTGTTTTGCACTTACCGATGAAGGGTGCGTGGCACCAAAAAATCCACTGCTATATGCAGTACAGGCGCCTGTGCGGGACCTGCTGCCCATCAGCCTGCAACTAAACAGGTACATTACCGTTGCTAAGAAAGAAAATCCTAACACTTGAATATAAACTTAGCTGGAACTGCCGGTTTCAGCTATTTACAGACGACACTATGAGAAAAATCACCATCACAGGTTTTATAACCACCATCCTGCTTCTGTTCAACTCCTGCGTCACCAACCCGGTGACCGGCGAGCGCGACCTGATCCTGATGTCGGAGGAGCAGGAGAAAGCGCTGGGCGCGCAGTCAGACCCGGCAGTGGTCGCTCAGTTCGGGCTGTACCCGGACGAGAAGCTGCAACAGTTTATCAAGGAGAAAGGGCAGGCCATGGCGGCCATATCGCACCGCCCCGAGCTGAACTACACCTTCCGGATATTAGACTCTCCCGTGATTAACGCCTTTGCGGTGCCGGGGGGCTATGTGTACTTCACGCGCGGCATCATGGCGCACTTCAACAACGAGGCGCAGTTTGCGGGGGTGCTGGGGCACGAGATCGGGCATATAGCGGCGCGGCACTCGGCACAGCAGCAAAGCAAGGCCACCCTGGCGCAGGTGGGCCTGATTGCGGGTATGATTATATCCCCGGAGTTTGCGCAGATGGGCGATGCCGCCGCACAGGGGCTGGGCCTGCTCTTCCTTAAATTTGGCCGAGATGACGAGCGGGAATCGGACAGGCTTGGCGTGGAATACTCTTCCAAAATAGGATATGACGCCACGGAAATGGCTGACTTTTTTCTGACCCTGCAAAGAACCCAGGAGCAAAGCGGCGCGGCGATCCCCTCCTTCCTCTCCACGCACCCCAACCCGGCAGACCGCTATGAGACAGTGAACAAACTTGCCACCGAATGGAAACAGAAACTGAGCCTGACCAACGCGCAGGTAGACCGCAACAGTTACCTGCGGCTGATTGACGGGATAGTTTACGGTGAGGACCCGAGGCAGGGCTTTGTTGAGAACAGCACTTTCTACCATCCGGAGCTGAAGTTCAAATTCCCGGTACCACAGGGGTGGAAGCACATGAACTCCCCGCAGCAGTTCCAGATGGTGGCGCCTGACGGAAAAGCGATGATAGCGCTGACGCTGGCCCCGGGCGAGACGCTGGAGGCCGCCGCGCAGCAGTTGCTGCAGAATTACCAGTTACAGCCGGTGGAGTCCAGAAGCGTGACCGTGAACGGGCTGCCCGCCCTGGCCATCGTGGCCGACCAGCAGGTACAGCAGCAGGCACAACAACAGGCGCAGCAACCGCAGCTTCGCACCCTTATATACCTGATCCAGTATGGCGGCAACATCTACAGCATGATCGGCGTGTCCGGCATCAACGATTTCAACAATCATGCCCCGGTGTTCACCTCCACCATGCAGAACTTCAGCGTGCTGAACGAGCCTGACAAGCTGAACAGGAAGCCGGCGCGCATCAAGATCGAAACAGTGAGCAACTCCACTTCACTCCTGCAGATTTTCCAGCGGAACAATGTGCCCGAGGCGCGCGTGGAGGAACTGGCGATACTGAACGGCATGCAGCTGAAAGACCGCATCGAGAAGGGCACCATGATAAAACTGCTGACACAGTATTAGCCCATAAATCCATACGTGCTACGCAGCGGGCATATATGACGCTGTTTTTTGCCGGGCTTCAGAAAATCAGAACAATTTGGCCCCTGCGGTGTAACAGTATAAGTCACCAACAAAGAATGTATGTCCAGCTTATTCAGTCCACTCCAGATCAAAGACATCACCTTCCGGAACAGAATCGCCGTTTCCCCGATGTGCCAGTACTCCAGCGAAGACGGCTTCACGAACGACTGGCACCTGGTACACCTGGGCAGCAGGGCCGTGGGCGGCGCGGGCCTCGTGCTGGTGGAGGCGACGGCGGTGTCGCCGGAGGGCAGGATTACGGCCGATGATGTCGGCATCTGGAAAGAGGAGCACGTGGCGGGGCTCCGGCGCATCGCTTCCTTTTTGGAGGCAGAGGGCGCTGTGCCGGGCGTGCAACTGGCCCATGCAGGTAGAAAGGCAAGCCACACAAGCCCCTGGAAAGGCGGACATGCCATTTCTCCAGACGAAGAAAACGGCTGGC
This window of the Pontibacter russatus genome carries:
- a CDS encoding peptide-methionine (R)-S-oxide reductase, which encodes MGIGHKFAAKQLSDGTQFIYSCAVCSSPLFPAAEEFDAGCGFPSFWNHVADHVRQQTLRTYGRTREQLVCSRCGAHLGHLFAHPNTPTKVRYCISKKAIVKAGGA
- a CDS encoding DUF4268 domain-containing protein encodes the protein MYKKEQASQLRQAFWTTLGQYIAPHPGADGVKVNWLNYRTGQKHVYFRMQADNRKACVGIELAHPDPELQELYYDQFRELKGVLHDYLGEEWEWQLHTADENGKTISRIYKEIAPANVFNQDEWPRLISFFKPRIIALDEFWSNARYSFDSLW
- a CDS encoding DUF7009 family protein produces the protein MKVRIAGNSIRFRLKQPEVAAFRQQGKLTEVTAFGPEPADQLRFVLEASSVPELTVHFEACTTTVRVPRELALQWTETELVGLTGKADTGKGSQVEVLVEKDFACLDAPEEDNVGTYPNPNAAC
- a CDS encoding M48 family metalloprotease — its product is MRKITITGFITTILLLFNSCVTNPVTGERDLILMSEEQEKALGAQSDPAVVAQFGLYPDEKLQQFIKEKGQAMAAISHRPELNYTFRILDSPVINAFAVPGGYVYFTRGIMAHFNNEAQFAGVLGHEIGHIAARHSAQQQSKATLAQVGLIAGMIISPEFAQMGDAAAQGLGLLFLKFGRDDERESDRLGVEYSSKIGYDATEMADFFLTLQRTQEQSGAAIPSFLSTHPNPADRYETVNKLATEWKQKLSLTNAQVDRNSYLRLIDGIVYGEDPRQGFVENSTFYHPELKFKFPVPQGWKHMNSPQQFQMVAPDGKAMIALTLAPGETLEAAAQQLLQNYQLQPVESRSVTVNGLPALAIVADQQVQQQAQQQAQQPQLRTLIYLIQYGGNIYSMIGVSGINDFNNHAPVFTSTMQNFSVLNEPDKLNRKPARIKIETVSNSTSLLQIFQRNNVPEARVEELAILNGMQLKDRIEKGTMIKLLTQY